One window of Drosophila busckii strain San Diego stock center, stock number 13000-0081.31 chromosome 3L, ASM1175060v1, whole genome shotgun sequence genomic DNA carries:
- the LOC108599289 gene encoding fibrinogen-like protein 1, producing MKCKHYTPLIVFIWALNGVLEASGFSNIVVSSNTSPKRMKSPLHRRYLYNTERRNYHVDDDDDDDDDDVIHRLKEKPRMEDKKKNLQPTTSNMELTNNSLMNEIRKLKHQISTDGKTRENLTTCERERKKQFKLLRKLETCSDELRIKTNKKQQLQDRLENMPSEIMKVISSINDLAELTVKASSCMAYMGHPGKYRIHLPGHMPYNVLCFDGKHEGKGWLMIQRRAFGNEDFDRDWDTYRDGFGSFDGDFFLGLHKIHHITKEQRQQLFIYMGTFDGKWFAASYDNFRVGSEDSEFKLESLGAFRAFNNSRDELRYNERMKFTTRDRDNDLWPQGNCATHKRNGGWWYMDIKCSWCNLNGVYFKVKANSELGVTWTGWDGLKSVHMLIRPFI from the exons atgaaGTGCAAACATTATACTCCTTTAATTGTTTTCATATGGGCTCTAAATGGAGTCCTTGAAGCTTCAGGCTTCAGTAATATTGTTGTGAGCAGCAACACCTCACCCAAGCGCATGAAATCCCCTTTGCACCGCAGGTATTTGTACAATACAGAGAGACGAAACTACCacgttgatgatgatgatgatgatgatgatgatgatgtaaTTCATCGTTTAAAGGAAAAGCCACGTATGGAAGATAAGAAAAAGAATTTACAGCCAACGACATCTAATATGGAATTAACTAATAATAGTTTAATGAATGAAATAAGAAAGCTAAAACATCAAATTTCAACTGATGGCAAAACAAGAGAAAATTTAACAAcatgtgagagagagcgaaaaaaacaatttaagctacTAAGGAAGCTGGAAACATGTTCCGACGAACTCCGTAtaaagacaaataaaaaacagcaattgcaaGACCGATTAGAGAATATGCCATCTGAAATAATGAAGGTAATAAGTTCAATTAATGATTTGGCAGAGCTGACTGTCAAGGCTTCTAGTTGTATGGCATATATGGGCCATCCTGGTAAATATAGGATTCATCTGCCTGGTCACATGCCATATaatgtgctttgctttgatggCAAACATGAGGGTAAGGGCTGGCTAATGATTCAGCGACGAGCATTTGGCAACGAGGACTTTGATCGGGATTGGGACACTTATCGTGACGGCTTTGGATCCTTCGATGGGGATTTCTTTTTGGGTTTGCACAAGATCCACCACATTACAAAAgaacagcgacaacaattgTTCATTTACATGGGAACGTTTGATGGCAAATGGTTTGCAGCTAGCTATGACAATTTTCGAGTGGGAAGCGAGGATAGTGAATTTAAATTGGAATCGCTGGGTGCATTCAGGGCGTTTAACAACAGTAGGGATGAATTAAGATATAATGAACGTATGAAATTTACAACTCGCGATCGGGATAATGACTTATGGCCGCAGGGTAACTGTGCGACCCATAAGCGGAATGGAGGTTGGTGGTACATGGACATAAAATGTTCCTGGTG CAATCTAAATGGAGTTTactttaaagttaaagcaaatagtGAGCTCGGTGTAACTTGGACTGGGTGGGACGGACTTAAAAGTGTTCATATGCTCATTCGTCCTTTCATCTGA
- the LOC108599438 gene encoding ficolin-1-A-like — MKVLGKIDELKNQNVKASSCLVYIYNPGKHMIYVPGHMPYNVLCFDGKHEGRGWLMIQRRAFGNEDFQRDWNTYRDGFGSFDGDFFLGLHKIHHITHAHRQQLFIYMETFDDKWFAASYDNFRVGSEESQFLLESLGAFRGFNKLEDKCRINEHMKFTTRDRDNDIWPKGNCAIQRRSGGWWYNACSLCNLNGVYFKVEANSERGVTWTGSEVLKKVHMLIRPLI, encoded by the exons ATGAAAGTACTAGGTAAAATTGATGAATTGAAAAATCAGAATGTCAAGGCTTCTAGTTGtctagtatatatatacaatccTGGTAAACATATGATTTATGTGCCTGGTCACATGCCATATaatgtgctttgctttgatggCAAACATGAGGGTAGAGGCTGGCTAATGATTCAGCGACGAGCATTTGGCAACGAGGATTTTCAGAGGGATTGGAACACTTATCGTGACGGCTTTGGATCCTTCGATGGCGATTTCTTTTTAGGTTTGCACAAGATCCACCACATTACACACGCACATCGACAACAATTGTTCATTTACATGGAAACCTTTGATGACAAATGGTTTGCAGCTAGCTATGACAATTTTCGAGTGGGAAGCGAGGAGAGTCAATTTCTATTGGAATCGCTGGGTGCATTCAGGGGGTTTAACAAATTGGAGGATAAATGCAGAATCAATGAACATATGAAATTTACAACTCGCGATCGGGATAATGACATATGGCCGAAGGGTAACTGTGCGATCCAGAGGCGGAGTGGAGGTTGGTGGTACAATGCCTGTTCCTTATG CAATCTAAATGGAGTTTACTTTAAAGTTGAAGCAAATAGTGAGCGCGGTGTAACTTGGACTGGGTCGGAGGTACTTAAAAAGGTTCATATGCTTATTCGTCCTTTAATCTGA
- the LOC108599283 gene encoding ficolin-2-like — MKCKRYTLLIAFIWALNGVLEASAFSKIAVSSNTSPKRMKSPLHRRYLYNTGRQSWYIDDALINRLKEELRMEEINLQREKPKIAALEETNNNLKNEITKLRAQSATDDSTKLEACSENLRIETKKNQQLQDQLEKIPSEIMRVAEKIGDMAEQNVKASSCLVYIGNPGIYRIHVPGHMPHNVLCFDGKHEGKGWLMIQRQAFGNEDFQRDWNTYRDGFGSFDGDFFLGLHKIHHITHAHRQKLFIYMETFEDKWFAASYDNFRVGSEDSEFRLESLGAFSGFNEIHNDTFRYNEHMKFTTHDRDNGLWEVGNCATEHQSGGFWYKRCSYFNPNGKFSKTKGTSKQGIHWDEWDGLKTIHMLIRPLI, encoded by the exons ATGAAGTGCAAACGTTATACtcttttaattgctttcatATGGGCTCTAAATGGAGTCCTTGAAGCTTCAGCCTTCAGTAAAATTGCTGTGAGCAGCAACACCTCACCCAAGCGCATGAAATCCCCTTTGCACCGCAGGTATTTGTACAATACAGGGAGACAATCGTGGTACATTGATGATGCTCTAATTAATCGCTTAAAGGAAGAGCTACGTATggaagaaataaatttacagcGTGAGAAACCTAAAATAGCAGCTCTGGAagaaactaataataatttgaagaATGAAATAACCAAGCTAAGAGCTCAAAGTGCAACTGATGATTCAACTAAGCTGGAAGCATGTTCCGAAAATCTCCGTATAGAGACAAAGAAAAACCAACAATTGCAGGACCAATTAGAGAAAATACCATCTGAAATAATGAGGGTAGCAGAAAAAATTGGTGATATGGCAGAGCAGAATGTCAAGGCTTCTAGTTGTCTAGTATATATAGGCAATCCTGGTATATATAGGATTCATGTCCCTGgccacatgccacataatgtgctttgctttgatggCAAACATGAGGGTAAGGGCTGGCTAATGATTCAGCGACAAGCATTTGGCAACGAGGATTTTCAGAGGGATTGGAACACTTATCGTGACGGCTTTGGATCCTTCGATGGCGATTTCTTTTTAGGTTTGCACAAGATCCACCACATTACACATGCACATcgacaaaaattgtttatttacatggAAACCTTTGAGGACAAATGGTTTGCAGCTAGCTATGACAATTTTCGAGTGGGAAGCGAGGATAGTGAATTTAGATTGGAATCGCTGGGTGCATTCAGTGGGTTTAACGAAATTCACAATGATACCTTCAGATACAATGAACATATGAAATTTACAACTCACGATCGGGATAATGGCTTATGGGAGGTGGGTAACTGTGCGACTGAGCATCAGAGTGGAGGTTTTTGGTACAAGCGCTGTTCctattt CAATCCAAATGGAAAATTTTCTAAAACTAAAGGAACTAGTAAGCAGGGTATACATTGGGATGAGTGGGATGGACTTAAAACGATTCATATGCTTATTCGTCCTTTAATCTGA
- the LOC108598784 gene encoding nucleomorphin, giving the protein MAPAAVAAPGSSPTTTNSLQDMSAAAAAIVLDMKPKGELGGGAAVPIQKSKKLVRRNASDKLKLIQMVHDNPILWDSRLPNFKGAEEEKNRAWEHIGREFNAPGRRVARAFKSLRESYRRELAHVKLMGNGFKPKWSLYEAMDFLRDVIRERKGASHSSELNLKRYNNNNNNNNNNNNSSHGLLAANKAAAVAALKLSSSFNDASSAVLNLSKCSALNMSNDEYCCDDYVKAELDLSTSGAGGVGVAGSSSSGSSSSTSGMQPLPAHQQTQQAQHNDSRVSSTRNDSGAGGGGGHGHHQSYDDMDASSMRSGDEEGNASDEVEELEAIDADFPYPIILDSPRSLNANGGERKRRRDEHELDADDMEADDYEDQMLQQHRHLRQQQNAAAVGAVGSLELPAPPQSVREVLNSKFCGFISAKLNSLEDSEADNLMNRILLLLVQMQQCETIK; this is encoded by the exons ATGGCGCccgccgcagtcgctgccCCGGGCTCTtcgcccacaacaacaaattcgcTGCAGGATATGAGCGCAGCAGCCGCGGCCATCGTGCTCGATATGAAGCCCAAGGGGGAGTTGGGCGGCGGCGCTGCAGTGCCCAtacaaaagagcaaaaaat tGGTGCGACGCAACGCCTCCgataaactaaaacttattCAAATGGTTCATGATAATCCCATTTTGTGGGATTCACGTCTGCCCAACTTTAAGGGCGCCGAGGAGGAAAAGAATCGCGCCTGGGAGCACATTGGCAGGGAGTTCAATGCGCCCGGACGTCGCGTAGCTCGAGCCTTTAAATCGCTGCGCGAATCTTATCGCCGCGAATTGGCCCATGTCAAGCTGATGGGCAATGGATTTAAGCCCAAGTGGAGTCTATACGAGGCGATGGATTTTCTGCGCGATGTCATCAGAGAAAGAAA gGGCGCCTCGCACAGCAGCGAACTGAATCTCAAGCGT tacaacaacaataacaacaataacaataacaacaacaatagcagtcATGGACTGCTGGCAGCTAACAAAGCCGCCGCTGTAGCTGCGCTTAAGCTGAGCTCATCCTTCAACGATGCCAGTAGCGCCGTCTTGAATCTTTCGAAATGCTCGGCGCTGAACATGAGCAACGATGAATATTGCTGCGATGATTATGTGAAAGCAGAGCTGGATCTCTCTACAAGCGGCGCTgggggtgtgggcgtggcaggcagcagcagcagcggcagcagcagcagcacaagcggcatgcagccgctgccggcgcatcagcaaacgcagcaggcgcagcacaACGACAGCCGCGTGAGCTCAACGCGCAATGACAGCggcgcaggcggcggcggcggccatgGACATCATCAGAGCTATGACGACATGGACGCCAGTTCCATGCGCAGCGGCGACGAGGAGGGCAACGCCTCGGATGAGGTCGAGGAGCTGGAGGCCATCGATGCAGACTTTCCCTATCCCATTATACTCGACTCGCCGCGCAGTTTGAATGCCAATGGAGGCGAACGCAAGCGACGCCGCGATGAGCATGAGCTGGACGCGGATGACATGGAGGCGGATGACTATGAGGAtcaaatgttgcagcaacatcgCCACTTGCGGCAGCAACAGAATGCGGCGGCAGTTGGCGCTGTTGGCAGCCTGGAGCTGCCGGCGCCGCCGCAATCGGTGCGCGAAGTGCTCAACTCGAAGTTCTGCGGCTTCATATCGGCCAAATTGAATAGTCTGGAGGACTCCGAGGCAGACAATCTAATGAATCGCATACTCTTGCTGCTGgtgcaaatgcagcaatgcGAAACGATCAAATAA